The genome window GATCCGGGTCACGGGCCGCTACCTCATCGAGATCTGGCGCGCCACGGGCATGGACCTCTCGAAGGTCGACTTCGTGTGGGCCTCCGACCTCGTGCAGGACCAAGCGTACTGGAAGACCGTCATGCAGGTCGCGCGCGAGGCGAGCCTCGACCGCGTGCTCCGCACGACGCAGATCATGGGCCGATCGGAGAAGGACAAGCTCTCCGCCGCGCAGATCCTCTACCCGTGCATGCAGGCGGCCGACATCTTCCACCTCAAGGCCGACATCACGCAGCTGGGCATGGACCAGCGCAAGGTCAACATGCTCGCGCGGGAAGTCGGTCCCAAGCTTGGCTTTTGGAAGCCGGTCGTCGTCTCCCACCACATGCTCATGGGGTTGCAGGCGCCGCCCCCGCCGGGCGCAAGCGCCGAGGAGCGCGCCACCGCGATGAAGATGTCGAAGTCGAACCCCGACTCGGCCATCTTCATGACGGACACGCCCGAGCAGGTCGCGGCGAAGATGAAGAAGGCGTACTGCCCCGAGAAGCAGGTCGCCGAGAACCCCGTCCTCGAGTACTTCCGCCACATCGTCTTCGAGCGCTTCCCCGAGGTCGCGATCGAACGCCCCGCCAAGTTCGGAGGCGACGTCGCCTTTGCGAGCTACGGCGAGTTCGAGAAGGCGTTTGCCGAGGGCAAGGTCCACCCCATGGACGCAAAGGGCGCGTGCGCGAAGCACGTGAACCTGCTCCTCGACCCGGTGCGCGAGCACTTCGCGAAGAGCCCCGAGGCCCGCCGGCTCAAGGAGCAGGTGGAGAGCTTCCGCGTCACGCGGTAGGCAAGCGGCTATTCCGGCCCGCAAGGACCGTAGTGGCCCCGCCACGTTTGGCCCGTCTTCTTCCAATAGCACATGTAGTGCCAGGTTCCCTCGCCGTCCGTAACCCAATGGCACACGCGGACCTCCTCCCAGCACTCCGCCCAATGCTTGGTGTCCTGGCTGTACTTGCAGCACCATCGCGTCGCGCCACGGCCGAGCCAGTCCCCGTCGTCCACCACGACGCATTCCATTGCCGGCTCGCCTAGGTGGTGGGCCT of Candidatus Thermoplasmatota archaeon contains these proteins:
- a CDS encoding tyrosine--tRNA ligase — encoded protein: MDASERLRLVREVGEEIVTEEELSDLLDRKASPVAYDGFEPSGTAHIAQGVMRAINVNKMTRAGCRFTMFVADWHAWANNKMEGDLEKIRVTGRYLIEIWRATGMDLSKVDFVWASDLVQDQAYWKTVMQVAREASLDRVLRTTQIMGRSEKDKLSAAQILYPCMQAADIFHLKADITQLGMDQRKVNMLAREVGPKLGFWKPVVVSHHMLMGLQAPPPPGASAEERATAMKMSKSNPDSAIFMTDTPEQVAAKMKKAYCPEKQVAENPVLEYFRHIVFERFPEVAIERPAKFGGDVAFASYGEFEKAFAEGKVHPMDAKGACAKHVNLLLDPVREHFAKSPEARRLKEQVESFRVTR